DNA from Pelobacter propionicus DSM 2379:
AACAACATCTGGTTCAGGTCGGATAACCGGATCATGCAGGCCCGGCTCTTTGACCCGCGAAGCCAGGTTCTCAGAGGGGTTGTCGTCTGGAGCCTCGATCAGTACACGAACCCGCTCAGCCGCCTGGATGCTGAAAGCGCGGAATTGCGGGGTGAGAGCTGGCTGTTGCGCGGGGTGGAGCTGAAGGAGTTCACCGCGGGAGAGGGAGTTGTGGTCAGGAAACTTCCCACCCGCTCCATCGATCTGAACCTGAAAGTCGACGACCTGCGGGTGCTGGACAAGAACGCCGATAACCTCAGTTTCGGCAAGTTGCGGGAATATGCGGACAATCTGCGCAAGGGGGGCTATGAGGACTTCAAGTACCGGACCATGATGCACACCAAGTTCGCGGCGCCCCTTTCGGCCCTGGTCATGGTCATCCTCGGCATCCCCTTTGCCCTGCGGGGGAGCAGATCCGGGGGAGTGGCCATGGGAGTCGGGGCCAGCGTGACCATCGGCTTTGCCTACTTCGTGGTCAACGCCGTGCTGCTCTCCTATGGCCGCAGCGGCGTCCTGCCGCCGCTGGTGGCTGCCTGGGGCGCCAACTTCCTGTTCATCCTGGGCGGCCTCTGGCTGACCATGAGCATCAGGAACTGATCATCCTTCTTGCATCCCGGCTGTCTTGCTCTATGGCACCCCTGTCTGTTTGCTCACTGCTCTTCTGCCATTGTGGGGAGCTCTGCCGATGGTTTGAAGTGGGGGCGGAGGATTTCTGCTACACTGAAAGATCGGAACCGGTCCGGTGCCGCGCTTTGCACTGGATGCGGCTCTTCCATGTTCAGCTTCAAAGGAGAGGGACAATGATACGCGCATTTTTCGTTCTGCTTGTTCTCCTGGCTCTTCCCCTGACAACCACGGCGCTTGCTGCCGAACGCCCCCGACGTATGGCTTCCGCGACCGCCCCCACAGGCAGCCCTGCCATCAGCATCCTCAGCATCATACCTGCCCAGGCCGAACCGGGGGGGAGGGTGCTGATGAGCGGATCGGGCTTTGGTAGCGAGATCAGCGCGTTTCTGGGCAGCGTGGAGATTCCCGCCAGGGTCAGCGACGGGAAGCTGGTGGAATTCACCGTGCCTGCCCGGCTGCAGCCTGGCCTGTATGTGCTCTACCTGAAGCGGGCGGATGGCGTCAGCAGCCGTCCCTATAACTTTTCCATCCTGCCGCTGCGTCCCGTGCTGAGCGGGCTCTCTCCCGACCAGATCGGCGCCTGCTCCCAGGGGAGGGAGCGTGAGGTGCTGGCCCAGGGACGCAGCTTCACCGAAAGCTCTCTGCTGCTCTTCGACGGCGCCGGCATCAGGAGCAGGTTCGTCTCCCCCGAGGCCATCTCCTTCACTGTTCCAGCGGTATCGGGAGGCCTGCATCAAATCGTGGTCAAGAATCCGCCCGATTCCCTCTCCCAGCCCATGGCACTGACCATCGAAACCAGGCCGGAGATCAGCCAGGTCACCATGGGAAGCGAGCACGTCAACTACTACGAACTGATCATCGAGGGGAAGAACTTCCAGCAGGGAGCGTCGATCTATGTGGATGGACAGCGCATCGGTGGAAAAGTGGGGGTGGGTAACGGAAACCGGGAGCGGTTGATCTATGGTGACTGCGGCAAACTGATTTATCAGCGCCATCCCTATTCGTCCACCAGCAAGGAGTTGCGCATCCAGGTGGTCAACCCGGACGACGAGGCGAGTCAGGTGGTGAACGTGACAGCGCCGTGACGCTCTGCCGGTATCCTCTGCGGAAACGCAGTGCACTGCATCTCCAAGAAAATTAACCACCCCTGACGTGAGCCCGCGCATGTGGCTTGTCGGAGTCGGCCGGGATATGGTCACGGGGAGAACCTGAGGGGAGGGCAACCGTGGCAGATTTCAGTGATATCGGAACCACATCGCACGTCATTCAGCTGGCCGTGGCACCGGCTTTTCTGCTCACGGCCATTGGCGCCATGATGAGCGTGATGGCGGGTCGGCTGGCGCGCGTGATCGACCGCGCCCGGTTGCTGGAGGGGAGGCTTGAAAGTGCCGCGGAGGAGTGCCTCGCCGCACTCCATCGTGACCTCGGCACCCTTTCCCATCGGGCAAATCTCATCAATGTGGCCATCACCCTCTGCACCGCGGCCGCGATCGTGGTCTGCACCGTCATTGCCGTTCTCTTTCTGGGCAACCTGTTTCTGTTCAACATGTCCATACCCATCGCACTGCTCTTCATTCTGGCCATGCTCTTTCTGGTGTTGGGACTCATCATCTTTCTGCGCGAAATCTTCATCGCTACAGCCAGCCTGCGCATCGGTCCCCACGATACGGGTGGCTTTGTCCGTAGTTCCCCAAGGAGATGAACCCCGGTTCATCCAGACGATGTCCTCCCCCGCAGGAAGCAGCAGATGGTTTTTGGTGCGGATGCAGAAGCCAGGCATTGATGATTTGAACGTGCCGCTCTGTGCTGGCAAGGACTGAAAGCATGCATCACCTCTTTCAATTCTTCAATTCTTCCGTGCCTCTCCTGAAGCGCACAGCCCCGCTTCCATGGCGGAAACGGGGCTGTGCGGTATTGCTATTCTTTACTATTATGCTGTCCGCTCCCTCGCGTTGCGGATGCATTCCGGGCAGAGGGCTGTTACCGTTTACCCCACAGGCAGAGCAGGGCGGGCAGGAAGACCAGGAAGACAGCTACGCTGGCAACCATGCCCAGGGACATGACCGCGCCGATGCTGAATACCCCCTGGTGGTGGGCAACCATCAGGGCGCCGAAACTGAACAGGATCGTCAGGGCGTTGAGGAACACGCCGATGCCGGCGCTGCTCAGCGCCACCTGGGCCGGGGACTCGTTCCCCTGGCGGTAGCGGTTGATGATGTAGATGGCCGAGTCGATCCCCACCCCAAGGATCAGTGGCAGCACGATGATATTGGCCGAGTTGAAGCTGACTCCCGCCAGCCACATTCCCCCCACCATCAGCAGCAGGCCTGCCACGAGCGGCAGGGTGCCCAGCAGCGCGAAGCGGATGCTCTTGAAGTTGATCAGCAGGATCACGGCGATGCCGATGAAGGCGTAGGCAAAGGCCCGCAGGTAGGAGTCGCGCAGCACGGTCAGTGATTCGTAGACCATGACCGGCTCGCCGGTGGCGTTGGGAACCACGCTCTTGACCTGGCTGACGAATTCGGACAGCGGTTTGTGCTCGAAGATCTCCTTCCTGGGCGCCACCTGCAGTAGCAATTTGCCGCTTGTGCCCACGAAGCGTTGCTTCAACTGGGCCGGCACATCCGCCTCTCCCACCGGCGCAGCCTCCAGGCTCTCCTTCATCATGGCCAGTTTGTCCGGCAGCTGGGCGAACATCCCCCCCTGAAAATCACGCAGCATGGACACGGCATTCCTGTCCTTCTCCTTTTCCAGGGAGGCGAAGAAGCCGTCCAATGTTGTCAGGAAGGCGGCCACCGGTCGTGCTTCCGCTGCCCCGGCTTTCTCCAGGGCCTGCTTCAACTTCGCCACCCGGTCGTGGAAGTTCTCGAATACCATGGGCAGCTCCATCAGGGCCAGGTTTTCCTCGTAGGGGACCGGCCTGACCTGGTCCATGAC
Protein-coding regions in this window:
- a CDS encoding IPT/TIG domain-containing protein; its protein translation is MIRAFFVLLVLLALPLTTTALAAERPRRMASATAPTGSPAISILSIIPAQAEPGGRVLMSGSGFGSEISAFLGSVEIPARVSDGKLVEFTVPARLQPGLYVLYLKRADGVSSRPYNFSILPLRPVLSGLSPDQIGACSQGREREVLAQGRSFTESSLLLFDGAGIRSRFVSPEAISFTVPAVSGGLHQIVVKNPPDSLSQPMALTIETRPEISQVTMGSEHVNYYELIIEGKNFQQGASIYVDGQRIGGKVGVGNGNRERLIYGDCGKLIYQRHPYSSTSKELRIQVVNPDDEASQVVNVTAP
- the lptG gene encoding LPS export ABC transporter permease LptG, which translates into the protein MTIIDRYIAMTWLRLLLLCQGSFLSIYLVLDMMERIPRFLRVQGALVDIARFFAWKLPEMIGQTAAFSVLMATLLTLGLLTRSSEIVAMRSCGISLPRISLPMLLLGGGVSLLLLVNAELIVPDSYERMSRIERVDIKKQAGSAVFKRNNIWFRSDNRIMQARLFDPRSQVLRGVVVWSLDQYTNPLSRLDAESAELRGESWLLRGVELKEFTAGEGVVVRKLPTRSIDLNLKVDDLRVLDKNADNLSFGKLREYADNLRKGGYEDFKYRTMMHTKFAAPLSALVMVILGIPFALRGSRSGGVAMGVGASVTIGFAYFVVNAVLLSYGRSGVLPPLVAAWGANFLFILGGLWLTMSIRN
- a CDS encoding DUF2721 domain-containing protein; its protein translation is MADFSDIGTTSHVIQLAVAPAFLLTAIGAMMSVMAGRLARVIDRARLLEGRLESAAEECLAALHRDLGTLSHRANLINVAITLCTAAAIVVCTVIAVLFLGNLFLFNMSIPIALLFILAMLFLVLGLIIFLREIFIATASLRIGPHDTGGFVRSSPRR